The region taattggcGAATAAACATCTCgtttactttaaatttctgaaagaaaaatatatcaataaaaaatcattaaattttacataaattactttcgaatataaaatttctaataaatactCTCTGTTTAGAAGACGCTTTATTGAATTCTTTGAACTTTATAAGATGTATTGTACTACTCAAATCATTAGTCTGAGAAAGTTGTTCTTTCTTACATCCAACAAGTTTTTTatcctaaaataaaattataattttattataacacacacacacacacacacacacacacacatactatacatatatatatatatatatatattagaatgttTCTTATACACCTTGTAGATTTTAATTAGAGTCTTTGTCACACATGATAAATAGAACATAGAATCTTTATgatttcttgtatattttacagTAAAATTATCTTGTATTAGACAATTTACAGAAGCCTGCAACAATGACGGGAGTGGTATAGAAAATCGGGAATTCTTGTCAATATTTTCCACTATGTACATAAGATTGTCAATACCAGATTGCTTCAATCGAAACTGAAATATGGAATTAaggaatagaattaattaaatagaaacaaGGATATAAAAAGGTAATTCCCTAAAATACCTTTTGTTCGTGAAACCTCCCATCTGTAATACTAGCACTTAAATCATCCATtcgttttctctctattatatAAGGTATAACCAATTCATCTTTTGTTTCTCTACATCTGGCAATCCATGTAAAGTCACCAATCTTCAAATGACGCACTTCAAACAATACACCAAGCCGTGTTAATTCCATAAGCGTAGCATCATGTTGAGGCTTTGTTTTTCCActgaaataaactttatatagttGAAAGCTTTTCATAGATAAGTTGATTGAATCATAAATACTCACCCGCAAGTTTCTTGTGTATCCACCAATAATATAACATCGAAAGTATTaggttttaaataaatttgcctGTCACTTTCCTTTGATGCaatttcatttacatttactaattttttcgatatattctGTTTTGTGTTCTTAGCTTGTCTGACCACTTTTGTTGTTTTCTCCTGTATTTCAACAACTTTATCCACAGGTTGCTTCCTAGACGCAGTAATACAGTCCGCATTATCGATTGCTTTGGAAAAGTTAGCGTCAGCTGCTTTAGCGGATTCGTGTCTTCTTTGCTCTTCCAATTTCTTATCCAGCATCGAGCACAATTTTGTGCCGAAATGTTGCAAGATTATACATTCTTTACCGGATTCCAACGGAAGCGGGTATCGCTTCAGCGAATCCAAAGCTTTCGTGAACTGATTGCACAACTCGGAGTTTCGGAGCTTTGCATCGTTCCTCCATTCCTCCAACCAGATCTCGAACAGGCGATTCGGTCTGTCCGGCATGATCTTGATCCTCTTCATATCGCAATATGTAGATTGAACGAATCAAGAATCTCATACTTGTTTACTAATAACGACATCAAATTGTAAACCTCGAGAATACAATCAACGTTTGACTCTGCATGTCGATTACGTTTGTTCATAAAATAcgggatatattatttatgtgcatatatatatatatatatatatatatatatatatatatatatgtacgtgtgtgcgtgtgtgtgtcgtACATACATTATTTGTGCTGCAAattttcctccttttttttgattttttttagagaaaaaaaggttatttttctttgcacgTGCACAttccatatatgtatatcgatatGCATGAATATGCGCGATATATTCGATACTCGATACTTTATGCTAGGTTATTTCCTATCGTTTGTAAATAAATGGTGTCCACGTGTATATTTAGATCCATCATTAACTTGTATCCATATCGTCAATTGAAGAAAGATGACGGATCCGGATCAAGACAACCGAGGTGGGTTACGCACTGATGGTAGACGAGCATTAGAATTGAGACAAATCCGTATGCGAATGGGAGTATTTGGTCAAGCCGACGGCAGTGCGTACATAGAACATGGCAACACAAAAGTATTAGCCGCAGTATATGGTCCTCATCAGGTTtgaattaatctaaaatatttatgattgcaTTTGGAGAAGCGCGTTAACTATTAAATGtatgattttt is a window of Cataglyphis hispanica isolate Lineage 1 chromosome 4, ULB_Chis1_1.0, whole genome shotgun sequence DNA encoding:
- the LOC126848565 gene encoding crossover junction endonuclease MUS81 yields the protein MKRIKIMPDRPNRLFEIWLEEWRNDAKLRNSELCNQFTKALDSLKRYPLPLESGKECIILQHFGTKLCSMLDKKLEEQRRHESAKAADANFSKAIDNADCITASRKQPVDKVVEIQEKTTKVVRQAKNTKQNISKKLVNVNEIASKESDRQIYLKPNTFDVILLVDTQETCGGKTKPQHDATLMELTRLGVLFEVRHLKIGDFTWIARCRETKDELVIPYIIERKRMDDLSASITDGRFHEQKFRLKQSGIDNLMYIVENIDKNSRFSIPLPSLLQASVNCLIQDNFTVKYTRNHKDSMFYLSCVTKTLIKIYKDKKLVGCKKEQLSQTNDLSSTIHLIKFKEFNKASSKQRKFKVNEMFIRQLLQLKGMSIDKATAIVERYPSPQILITALENSAKDEQLLANIQVGDKKRQLGSIISKAVYQLYTMNELS